In a single window of the Pontibacter russatus genome:
- a CDS encoding methionine aminotransferase — MNYPLSKLPDTGTSIFTVMSALANEHKALNLSQGFPDFNCPDPLLELVYRYMREGFNQYAPMAGVPKLRENISLKTEKLYGYRPDAETEVTVTSGATEALDAAITAVVKAGDEVLLLEPCYDSYAPVIRLCGGVPVYVPLALPDFSVDWDQVKRRLSSRTRLILINTPHNPTGAVMAKQDIDMLANLLEGTDILVISDEVYEHMVFDGQQHYSALQHPQLRARSIVMSSFGKTFHATGWKVGYAVAPAPLTTELRKMHQFITFSTPTPFQMAIADFLEEEAHYLNLPDFYQAKRDFFVAQLKGSRFEIIPSAGTYFQLARYNQISEEHDLDFAKRMTKDIGVAAIPVSAFYHDKTDHKYLRFCFAKDEETLQAAAEKLVRL, encoded by the coding sequence ATGAACTACCCTCTTAGCAAGCTGCCGGATACAGGCACGAGCATTTTCACGGTTATGTCGGCTCTGGCCAATGAGCACAAGGCCCTCAACCTCTCGCAGGGCTTCCCCGACTTCAACTGCCCCGACCCCCTGCTGGAGCTCGTCTACCGTTATATGCGGGAGGGATTTAACCAGTATGCCCCGATGGCCGGTGTGCCGAAGCTGCGGGAGAATATCAGCCTGAAAACAGAGAAGCTATACGGCTACCGGCCTGATGCGGAGACGGAAGTGACGGTCACGTCGGGCGCGACAGAAGCCCTGGACGCGGCCATTACCGCCGTGGTGAAAGCCGGGGATGAAGTGCTGCTGCTGGAGCCCTGCTACGACTCCTATGCGCCCGTTATCCGGCTGTGCGGCGGCGTGCCCGTATATGTCCCGCTGGCGCTGCCGGATTTCAGCGTGGACTGGGACCAGGTGAAGCGCCGCCTCTCCTCCCGCACGCGCCTCATCCTCATCAACACGCCCCACAACCCGACCGGCGCCGTGATGGCGAAGCAGGACATAGACATGCTCGCCAACCTGCTGGAGGGGACCGATATTTTGGTGATCAGCGACGAGGTATATGAGCACATGGTGTTCGACGGGCAGCAGCACTACAGCGCCCTGCAGCACCCGCAGTTGCGCGCGCGAAGCATCGTCATGTCCTCCTTCGGGAAGACCTTCCATGCCACCGGCTGGAAAGTGGGCTATGCCGTGGCACCGGCTCCGCTCACCACAGAGTTGCGCAAGATGCACCAGTTCATCACGTTCAGCACGCCCACCCCGTTCCAGATGGCCATCGCCGACTTTCTGGAAGAAGAAGCACATTACCTGAACCTGCCGGACTTTTACCAGGCCAAGCGCGACTTTTTCGTAGCGCAGCTAAAAGGCTCCCGCTTTGAAATCATCCCGTCGGCAGGCACCTATTTCCAGTTGGCCCGGTATAACCAGATATCGGAGGAGCATGACCTGGACTTTGCAAAGCGGATGACAAAAGATATTGGTGTTGCGGCGATACCCGTCTCTGCTTTCTATCACGATAAAACCGACCATAAGTACCTGCGCTTCTGCTTCGCCAAAGACGAGGAAACGCTGCAGGCCGCTGCTGAAAAGCTGGTGCGGCTGTAA
- a CDS encoding amidohydrolase, with product MDLRVTIVQTQLHWQDAGANRTMFSGKLAAAAPQTDLIVLPEMFTTGFSMEAAALAEEAEGPTLSWMQQEARKHRAVVTGSVMVQGQGKFFNRLYWVRPDGSHALYDKRHLFRMAKEHHTYTAGTERLIVELNGWSICPLVCYDLRFPVWSRNTGSGYDLLLYVANWPQARSLAWRTLLQARAIENLAYVVGVNRVGTDGNNHPYSGDSAIIHPKGHHLLETSQAEGVHTVTLSKQELTDFREAFPAHRDADGFQLF from the coding sequence ATGGACTTACGCGTAACCATCGTTCAGACACAGCTGCACTGGCAGGACGCCGGGGCGAACCGCACCATGTTCTCAGGAAAGCTGGCTGCCGCCGCTCCGCAGACAGACTTGATTGTGCTGCCCGAGATGTTCACGACCGGCTTCAGCATGGAGGCGGCCGCGCTGGCAGAAGAGGCGGAGGGCCCGACCCTCAGTTGGATGCAGCAGGAAGCGCGAAAGCATCGGGCGGTGGTAACTGGCAGCGTGATGGTGCAGGGGCAGGGGAAGTTCTTTAACCGCCTGTATTGGGTGCGCCCCGACGGCAGCCACGCCCTATATGACAAGCGGCACCTCTTCCGGATGGCGAAGGAACACCACACCTACACGGCTGGCACAGAGCGTTTAATTGTTGAACTGAACGGCTGGAGCATATGTCCGTTGGTGTGCTACGACCTGCGCTTCCCGGTATGGAGCCGCAACACCGGCAGCGGCTATGATTTGCTCCTGTATGTGGCCAACTGGCCGCAGGCGCGCAGCCTTGCCTGGCGCACGCTGCTGCAGGCCCGCGCCATCGAGAACCTGGCTTACGTGGTTGGCGTGAACCGCGTGGGCACCGACGGCAACAACCATCCCTACTCCGGCGACTCCGCCATTATCCATCCAAAAGGCCACCACCTACTCGAGACAAGCCAGGCGGAGGGTGTTCACACGGTTACTCTGAGCAAGCAGGAGCTGACAGATTTCCGGGAGGCTTTCCCGGCACACAGGGATGCGGATGGGTTTCAGCTCTTTTAA
- a CDS encoding T9SS type A sorting domain-containing protein codes for MKKYLTFIYLALCSVAMAVAQEKEPLQFRFRHDVPVSVQGRQLSSPWGGGLNTPQFSTIDLNRDGQEDLFVFDRQLRKVYTWLAVQQNGQWQYRYAPSYEVFFPAELENWALLRDYNCDGLKDIFTSSPLGIKVYMQEAAPSGQLKFSLAEEALYYKDNKVNMQMQGADVPAITDVDGDGDLDILISEFSRGFTLELYRNQRAEQNLACGSLRFEQQTNWWGGITECDGCNSYLFGAFCRVAAPLHSGHDGSALLLLDMDADGDRDLVMGGVQCNNLVLMENEGTAENALMTSFSPSFPAATPASFPIFPAAFYEDVTFDGVPDMLVAPQVAQGTQDAHDFVAVNYESSTWLYRNAGADNKPDFRFVQDDFLQGQMLDIGESAFPAFADIDADGDLDMLVGNAASAKDGNYSASLHLYRNTGTATAPAFELETKDYLGLQQAQLFNIRPAFADINGDGATDLVLTYSTSAHNSTRISYIPNKAATGQAALYDFSDVQLVQAIPDNAAPAFVDVDADNDLDLLLGKSDGSLAFYRNTGNAAAPVYAAENTPLVSLGQDYTRHSLYPATADVDGDGAPDLLTTDESGTLRIYRNLPSILQGNALTPETELLENELLEGLQATRFGKGLSITTAALGGENTLYLLIGTKGGGLYMLEQVSGNSGSPTTPETGLTLEVYPNPADRSAAAGVQVKATEPVTLQVYDAIGRRVYINAGAYSRNHVVPLQHLRAGMYIIRATSESGKHVSSKFVVR; via the coding sequence ATGAAGAAGTATCTCACTTTTATATACCTTGCGCTTTGCAGTGTGGCCATGGCCGTTGCCCAGGAAAAGGAGCCGCTGCAGTTTCGCTTCCGCCACGATGTGCCCGTGTCGGTGCAGGGCAGGCAGCTCAGCAGCCCCTGGGGCGGCGGCCTCAACACACCCCAGTTCTCCACCATCGACCTGAACCGGGACGGGCAGGAGGACTTGTTCGTCTTCGACAGGCAGCTGCGCAAGGTATATACGTGGCTGGCGGTGCAGCAGAACGGGCAGTGGCAATACCGGTACGCACCATCCTACGAGGTGTTTTTCCCGGCGGAGCTGGAGAACTGGGCCTTGCTGCGCGACTACAACTGCGACGGCCTGAAAGACATTTTCACCAGCAGCCCGCTCGGCATCAAGGTATATATGCAGGAGGCAGCCCCCTCAGGCCAGTTGAAATTCTCGCTGGCGGAGGAAGCACTTTACTACAAGGACAACAAAGTGAACATGCAGATGCAGGGCGCAGACGTACCTGCCATTACAGATGTGGACGGCGATGGCGACCTCGATATCCTCATCTCAGAGTTCTCCAGGGGCTTTACGCTGGAGCTTTACCGCAACCAGCGGGCAGAGCAGAACCTGGCCTGCGGCAGCCTGCGGTTCGAGCAGCAGACCAACTGGTGGGGCGGCATAACCGAGTGCGACGGCTGCAACAGTTACCTCTTCGGTGCCTTCTGCCGCGTGGCCGCCCCCCTGCACTCGGGCCACGACGGCTCCGCCTTGTTGCTGCTGGACATGGACGCCGACGGTGACAGGGATTTGGTGATGGGCGGTGTGCAGTGTAATAACCTCGTGCTGATGGAGAACGAAGGCACGGCGGAAAATGCCCTAATGACCAGCTTCTCGCCTTCTTTCCCGGCGGCTACCCCGGCTTCTTTCCCGATTTTCCCGGCGGCATTTTACGAGGACGTGACGTTTGACGGGGTGCCGGATATGCTGGTGGCCCCACAGGTGGCGCAGGGCACACAGGATGCGCATGATTTTGTGGCCGTCAATTACGAAAGCTCCACCTGGCTGTACCGAAACGCGGGGGCGGACAACAAGCCTGATTTCCGGTTTGTGCAGGACGACTTTCTGCAGGGGCAGATGCTGGATATAGGCGAGAGCGCCTTTCCTGCCTTTGCCGATATAGACGCTGACGGCGACCTGGATATGCTGGTGGGTAACGCCGCTTCTGCCAAAGACGGAAACTATAGCGCCTCCCTTCATTTGTACCGCAACACCGGCACGGCCACGGCCCCTGCTTTCGAACTGGAGACAAAAGATTATCTGGGCCTGCAGCAGGCGCAGCTTTTCAACATCAGGCCAGCTTTTGCCGATATCAACGGAGACGGAGCCACAGACCTTGTGCTTACATATAGCACCTCCGCACACAACTCCACCCGCATCAGCTATATCCCAAACAAAGCCGCCACAGGACAGGCCGCGCTATATGACTTTTCGGATGTGCAACTGGTGCAGGCTATACCGGATAATGCCGCGCCTGCTTTTGTGGATGTGGACGCCGACAACGACCTGGACCTGCTGCTGGGCAAAAGCGACGGCAGCCTCGCTTTTTACCGCAACACCGGCAACGCAGCCGCGCCGGTATATGCAGCAGAAAACACTCCCCTCGTCAGCCTCGGGCAGGACTACACCCGCCACTCCCTTTATCCTGCCACCGCAGATGTGGACGGCGACGGCGCACCAGACCTGCTCACTACAGACGAGAGCGGCACACTTCGTATATACCGGAACCTGCCTTCCATCCTCCAGGGCAATGCCCTCACCCCCGAAACGGAATTGCTGGAAAATGAATTGCTGGAGGGTCTTCAAGCTACACGCTTCGGCAAAGGGCTAAGCATCACGACAGCTGCGCTTGGCGGCGAGAACACACTGTATCTACTCATCGGCACCAAGGGCGGCGGGTTATATATGCTGGAGCAGGTAAGCGGCAACTCCGGATCGCCCACCACGCCCGAAACTGGCCTGACGCTGGAGGTATACCCTAACCCGGCCGATAGAAGTGCCGCAGCGGGTGTGCAGGTAAAAGCCACAGAGCCCGTAACGTTGCAGGTATATGACGCCATCGGAAGGCGGGTATATATAAACGCTGGTGCTTACAGCCGCAACCATGTCGTGCCGCTGCAGCACCTGCGGGCAGGCATGTACATCATCCGGGCCACCTCCGAAAGCGGGAAGCATGTCTCATCAAAATTCGTGGTGAGGTGA